The Salinibaculum sp. SYNS191 genome has a window encoding:
- a CDS encoding right-handed parallel beta-helix repeat-containing protein, with amino-acid sequence MVDRHPQEDGSNGQLNRRQYLQMVTGAVGAAAMTGAGVAAVTSDPNTSSVVNLGDKGLQNGDVIDGYLDDYYTDGVEVRIPEGEYDWNGDGFGNASSDAAIVGQGEVILNNTAGDFTPLISVDSGTVAIKNLTLRGAAGPDKSRFRLEASSGGSVLIDNFNLPDGSQEGAESKAFYVPREHAGVVEIRNCYISGFSDNGIYASSPAYEGDGQVIVENTVAHNVNISGIRVGSSDSIVRNCLVINDAEATAAADGAVNQRGIRVREPGDNITIEGCEVIHSYEGAGAPIEIHDGAEGGSGQIVDTTVKNDAGDAAINEKGSGAADWTATNVNITGSGNLEYPSQFEGVCVGDGCATPSGDDPQNSGSGDSTTDGSTSDGSTSDGSTSDGSGDSSGGTTLDHNLVIQTYDGTGINYEFTATGEIAQVDVEDNDAIVQNNDGTYTATGETGNGFTDEFDFTGDLVAWSATKHPSTSSGEYELRLDGSSLDPASIGDDSSSDGSTSDGSGSDGSSSDGSTGDSAGDTLDNKLLIDGTDSDAASVYSFTVSGSVEASADLSSAPEDGNRWDELQDNIDGSTVTGVVGKGLDGYRYSGALVGLEVDGEVNITNEASN; translated from the coding sequence ATGGTGGACCGCCACCCCCAGGAAGACGGCAGTAACGGGCAGCTTAATCGGCGGCAGTACCTGCAGATGGTCACCGGTGCAGTTGGTGCCGCAGCGATGACGGGCGCGGGCGTCGCGGCCGTCACATCCGACCCCAACACAAGTTCGGTGGTGAACCTCGGTGACAAGGGGCTCCAGAACGGGGACGTCATCGACGGCTATCTCGACGACTACTACACGGACGGCGTCGAGGTACGCATCCCCGAGGGCGAGTACGACTGGAACGGCGACGGCTTCGGCAACGCCTCCTCCGACGCCGCAATCGTCGGCCAGGGCGAGGTCATCCTCAACAACACGGCGGGCGACTTCACGCCGCTTATCTCGGTCGACAGCGGGACGGTCGCCATCAAGAACCTGACGCTGCGCGGGGCCGCCGGCCCCGACAAGTCCCGGTTCCGCCTGGAGGCATCCTCCGGCGGAAGCGTCCTCATCGACAACTTCAACCTCCCCGACGGGTCCCAGGAGGGCGCGGAGTCGAAGGCGTTCTACGTCCCGCGCGAGCACGCTGGCGTCGTCGAGATACGCAACTGTTACATCAGTGGCTTCTCCGACAACGGCATCTACGCGAGTTCCCCGGCCTACGAGGGCGACGGCCAGGTCATCGTCGAGAACACGGTCGCGCACAACGTCAACATCTCCGGCATCCGCGTCGGCTCCTCGGACAGCATCGTCAGGAACTGTCTCGTCATCAACGACGCCGAGGCCACCGCCGCGGCCGACGGCGCGGTGAACCAGCGCGGCATCCGCGTCCGCGAACCCGGCGACAACATCACCATCGAGGGCTGTGAGGTAATCCACTCCTACGAGGGCGCGGGCGCACCCATCGAGATTCACGACGGTGCCGAGGGCGGGTCCGGACAGATCGTCGACACGACGGTCAAAAACGACGCCGGCGACGCCGCGATCAACGAGAAGGGCAGCGGCGCGGCGGACTGGACCGCCACCAACGTCAACATCACCGGCTCCGGGAACCTGGAGTACCCCTCGCAGTTCGAGGGCGTCTGCGTCGGCGACGGCTGTGCGACTCCCTCCGGCGACGACCCGCAGAACTCCGGCAGCGGCGATTCGACGACCGACGGCTCGACGTCTGATGGGTCGACCTCGGACGGCTCCACGAGCGACGGGTCCGGCGACTCCAGCGGCGGCACGACGCTCGACCACAACCTGGTCATCCAGACCTACGACGGGACCGGTATCAACTACGAGTTCACCGCGACCGGCGAGATAGCGCAGGTCGACGTCGAGGACAACGACGCCATCGTCCAGAACAACGACGGCACGTACACGGCGACGGGTGAGACCGGGAACGGCTTCACCGACGAGTTCGACTTCACGGGCGACCTGGTCGCCTGGAGCGCGACGAAACACCCCAGCACGAGCAGCGGCGAGTACGAGCTGCGACTCGACGGGAGTTCGCTCGACCCCGCCAGCATCGGCGACGACTCGTCCTCGGACGGCTCGACGAGCGACGGGAGCGGGTCCGACGGTTCCTCCTCGGACGGGTCTACTGGCGACTCGGCGGGCGACACCCTCGACAACAAGCTCCTCATCGACGGGACGGACTCCGACGCCGCGTCGGTGTACTCCTTCACCGTCTCCGGGTCGGTCGAGGCCAGCGCCGACCTGAGTTCGGCCCCCGAGGACGGCAACCGCTGGGACGAGCTGCAGGACAACATCGACGGTAGCACGGTCACCGGCGTCGTCGGGAAGGGCCTCGACGGCTACCGCTACTCCGGTGCGCTGGTGGGTCTCGAAGTCGACGGCGAAGTCAACATCACGAACGAAGCCAGCAACTGA
- a CDS encoding nucleotide sugar dehydrogenase encodes MTSQSTGRPGHLYGSEADAETQRRAFRDGSVPVAVYGLGKMGLPLAAVYADVTGNAVGVDVDESVVRTVNEGGCHVPREPGLPELVADVVDGGALAATTDGDSAAERAAIHVAMVPTLLTDAREPDLSMLSAVAETVATGLSPGDLVVVESTVPPGTCRDLVVPTLEAGSDLSLGEFGVACCPERTLSGRALADIRGTHPKVVGGVDAESTRAAELVYGEITDNDVLTVSDAATAAAVKVFEGVYRDVNIALANQLALYARALDVDTNEAIEIANTQPFCDIHDPGPGVGGHCIPVYPYFLARQFDVDAPLLETARELNDRMASHTVEKLDAILDSEGVPTRDATVLLLGVTYRANAAELRNAPSVPIARQLQDRGATVLAVDPLVDDWDAFGDVEALSLAAARERPVDAVALLTPHDEFLELDWGAVDAPVLDGRSALDAETIPAPVYTIGGRWPTG; translated from the coding sequence GTGACCAGCCAGTCGACCGGTCGCCCCGGACACCTCTACGGCTCCGAAGCCGACGCGGAGACCCAGCGGCGGGCCTTCCGCGACGGGTCTGTCCCGGTCGCCGTCTACGGACTCGGGAAGATGGGACTCCCCCTGGCCGCGGTCTACGCCGACGTCACCGGCAACGCCGTCGGCGTCGATGTCGACGAGTCGGTCGTCCGGACCGTCAACGAGGGGGGGTGCCACGTCCCCCGCGAACCCGGCCTCCCGGAACTCGTCGCCGACGTCGTCGACGGCGGCGCGCTCGCGGCGACCACGGACGGCGACAGCGCGGCCGAGCGGGCGGCAATCCACGTCGCGATGGTCCCGACGCTGCTGACAGACGCGCGCGAGCCGGACCTCTCGATGCTGTCGGCGGTCGCAGAGACCGTCGCGACGGGGCTGTCACCGGGCGACCTCGTCGTCGTGGAGTCGACCGTCCCGCCGGGCACCTGCCGGGACCTCGTCGTCCCGACGCTGGAAGCGGGCAGCGACCTCTCGCTCGGCGAGTTCGGCGTCGCCTGCTGCCCGGAGCGCACGCTCAGCGGACGCGCGCTCGCTGACATCCGCGGGACCCATCCCAAGGTCGTCGGCGGCGTCGACGCCGAGAGCACCCGCGCGGCCGAACTCGTCTACGGCGAGATCACGGACAACGACGTCCTCACGGTCTCGGACGCCGCAACGGCAGCCGCCGTCAAGGTCTTCGAGGGGGTCTACCGCGACGTCAACATCGCGCTCGCGAACCAGCTCGCCCTGTACGCGCGGGCCCTCGACGTCGACACGAACGAGGCCATCGAGATTGCCAATACCCAGCCGTTCTGTGACATCCACGACCCCGGCCCCGGGGTCGGCGGCCACTGCATCCCCGTCTATCCCTACTTCCTCGCGCGGCAGTTCGACGTCGACGCGCCGCTGCTGGAGACCGCGCGGGAACTGAACGACCGGATGGCCAGCCACACGGTCGAGAAACTCGACGCTATCCTCGACAGCGAGGGGGTCCCGACCCGGGACGCGACGGTCCTCCTGCTCGGGGTGACCTACCGGGCCAACGCCGCCGAACTCCGCAACGCGCCGTCGGTCCCGATAGCCCGACAGCTCCAGGACCGCGGCGCGACGGTCCTGGCGGTGGACCCGCTGGTCGACGACTGGGACGCCTTCGGCGACGTCGAGGCGCTGTCGCTGGCGGCCGCTCGGGAGCGACCGGTCGACGCGGTGGCGCTTTTGACCCCTCACGACGAGTTCCTGGAACTCGACTGGGGGGCCGTGGACGCGCCGGTACTGGACGGTCGAAGCGCGCTGGATGCGGAGACGATACCGGCCCCGGTCTACACTATCGGCGGCCGCTGGCCGACGGGGTGA
- a CDS encoding DUF354 domain-containing protein, protein MTRGRSRDPVKVAFDIQHPAQVHLFKHAIRDLEAAGHETLVLSRDKEVTHALLDAYDIDHVSLSRRRGGLPAAILELAVREIRTALSARRFDPDVFVSRVSPPAVHAAALVGAASVVVTDTDIEDTLLGRAYHALTLPLADVICRPPDLGLTAAREKQYVLAFQELAYLHPARFSPSTEALAAHGVAVDEPYFVMRLAGWDAYHDVGRRGIDQVTMRELASYLSAHGTLYVSAEGEVPDIDGMHPLPTPPHLIHDLLYHADLYVGDSGTMSTEAAMLGTPAVRTNSTAGESDEHTFVALEREYGLLYSYRDGRDAVRKVRELVENGDTAAEWQTRRDRLLGEATDVTGELVRLVRDAARPTPG, encoded by the coding sequence ATGACCCGAGGACGTTCGAGGGACCCGGTGAAGGTAGCGTTCGACATCCAGCACCCGGCGCAGGTTCACCTGTTCAAACACGCCATCCGGGACCTGGAGGCGGCGGGCCACGAGACCCTGGTTCTCTCCCGCGACAAGGAGGTCACCCACGCGCTGCTGGACGCCTACGACATCGACCACGTGTCGCTGTCGCGCCGCCGCGGCGGCCTCCCGGCGGCCATCCTCGAACTCGCGGTCCGCGAGATACGGACGGCGCTGTCCGCCCGTCGGTTCGACCCCGACGTGTTCGTCAGCAGGGTGAGTCCGCCGGCGGTCCACGCCGCGGCCCTCGTGGGTGCGGCCAGCGTCGTCGTGACGGACACCGACATCGAGGACACGCTCCTCGGCCGTGCCTACCACGCCCTCACGCTCCCGCTGGCGGACGTCATCTGTCGCCCGCCGGACCTCGGACTCACTGCCGCCCGGGAGAAGCAGTACGTGCTCGCGTTTCAGGAACTGGCGTACCTCCACCCGGCGCGGTTCTCGCCGAGCACGGAGGCGCTGGCGGCACACGGTGTCGCCGTCGACGAGCCCTACTTCGTGATGCGGCTGGCGGGCTGGGACGCCTACCACGACGTCGGCCGCCGCGGCATCGACCAGGTGACGATGCGGGAACTGGCCTCGTACCTCTCCGCCCACGGGACGCTCTACGTCTCCGCGGAGGGGGAGGTCCCCGACATCGACGGGATGCACCCGTTGCCGACGCCGCCCCACCTCATCCACGACTTGCTCTACCACGCGGACCTCTACGTCGGCGACTCGGGGACGATGTCGACCGAGGCGGCGATGCTCGGGACGCCCGCGGTGCGGACGAACTCGACCGCCGGCGAGTCGGACGAGCACACCTTCGTCGCGCTCGAACGGGAGTACGGACTGCTGTACTCCTACAGGGACGGCCGCGACGCGGTCAGGAAGGTCAGGGAACTCGTCGAGAACGGCGACACGGCGGCGGAGTGGCAGACTCGGCGGGACCGCCTTCTGGGGGAGGCGACGGACGTGACCGGCGAACTGGTGCGCCTCGTCCGCGACGCGGCCAGACCGACGCCGGGGTAG
- a CDS encoding glycosyltransferase family 2 protein → MYRDHSVAVVVPAYNEEGYVGSVIDAIPGYVDRAYVVDDGSTDDTWAEIRRHAAARNAEVDSAFGDLVVPVRHDENRGVGGAIKTGYRRARAEGIDVTAVLGGDDQMDPAVLPRYLDPIVEDEADYTKGTRFADAADWRAMPRFRFVGNVVLSYLTKIASGYWGSMDSQNGYSAISLRALEAIDLDGLYEYYGYCNDLLVRLNTAEMRVADVPHSAEFTYEDGWKSHIELRAYVPRVSVMLLRGFLRRLTRKYLLHDYHPLAPLYLLGGALSAVSSVGLFGAVLGRTRDGPAAWLLGLAAGLGTLLWATLLDREDNRDLERHLERPERSTGRTEATAREPSVRGDGETPDGEPVDGSPEA, encoded by the coding sequence ATGTATAGGGACCACAGCGTCGCCGTCGTGGTCCCGGCGTACAACGAGGAGGGATACGTCGGCAGCGTCATCGACGCCATCCCGGGCTACGTCGACCGGGCGTACGTGGTCGACGACGGCTCCACCGACGACACCTGGGCGGAGATTCGACGCCACGCCGCCGCCCGGAACGCGGAAGTCGACAGCGCCTTCGGCGACCTCGTCGTCCCCGTCAGACACGACGAGAACCGGGGCGTCGGCGGTGCCATCAAGACCGGCTACCGGCGCGCCCGGGCGGAGGGCATCGACGTGACGGCGGTCCTCGGCGGGGACGACCAGATGGACCCCGCCGTCCTCCCGCGGTACCTGGACCCCATCGTCGAGGACGAGGCCGACTACACGAAAGGGACCCGCTTCGCCGACGCCGCCGACTGGCGGGCGATGCCGCGGTTCCGGTTCGTCGGCAACGTCGTCCTCTCGTATCTCACGAAGATAGCCAGCGGCTACTGGGGGTCGATGGACTCCCAGAACGGCTACAGCGCCATCTCCCTGCGGGCGCTCGAAGCTATCGACCTCGACGGCCTCTACGAGTACTACGGCTACTGCAACGACCTGCTCGTCCGCCTCAACACCGCCGAGATGCGGGTCGCGGACGTCCCCCACTCGGCCGAGTTTACCTACGAGGACGGCTGGAAGAGCCACATCGAACTCCGGGCGTACGTCCCCCGGGTGTCGGTTATGCTCCTGCGGGGGTTTCTCCGCCGACTGACCAGGAAGTACCTGCTCCACGACTACCACCCGCTGGCCCCGCTGTACCTCCTCGGCGGCGCGCTCTCTGCCGTTTCGAGCGTCGGCCTGTTCGGGGCGGTCCTCGGCCGGACCCGCGACGGGCCGGCGGCCTGGCTGCTCGGACTCGCCGCCGGACTCGGGACGCTCCTCTGGGCGACGCTGCTGGACCGGGAGGACAACCGTGACCTCGAACGCCACCTCGAACGGCCCGAGCGGTCGACGGGTCGAACGGAGGCGACCGCGCGCGAGCCGTCGGTCCGAGGTGACGGGGAGACGCCCGACGGGGAGCCCGTCGACGGGTCGCCGGAGGCCTGA
- a CDS encoding metal-dependent hydrolase, with product MPSTEFDGAVDHPQQRPPRLDSGGTELMWPWEHAAVGYLLFSLVVHGLYRRSPAGAGALLLLFATQLPDLVDKPLSWGLDLFPAGFSVAHSVFVAVPVGIAGAWLLARSGRRDAAVALVVGYWSHLVGDVVSPLRAGDPLAVDRLLWPVVRQEPYGEDLGLGRGLVYIREYVADVTSQGPTPALALSALALLLAVALWVADGLPGVRWLHRAAVGQQGRK from the coding sequence GTGCCGAGTACCGAGTTCGACGGTGCCGTGGACCACCCCCAGCAGCGGCCGCCACGGCTGGACAGCGGGGGGACGGAACTGATGTGGCCCTGGGAGCACGCCGCCGTGGGCTACCTGCTGTTCTCGCTGGTCGTCCACGGCCTGTACCGGCGGTCGCCGGCGGGCGCGGGCGCGCTCCTCTTGCTTTTCGCGACTCAGCTCCCCGACCTGGTCGACAAACCCCTCTCCTGGGGGCTGGACCTGTTCCCAGCGGGCTTTTCGGTCGCTCACTCCGTGTTCGTCGCGGTCCCGGTCGGTATCGCTGGCGCGTGGCTACTGGCCCGGAGCGGCCGCCGCGACGCCGCTGTCGCCCTGGTCGTCGGCTACTGGTCGCACCTCGTCGGCGACGTCGTCTCGCCGCTGCGGGCCGGCGACCCCCTCGCCGTCGACCGACTGCTCTGGCCGGTCGTCCGCCAGGAGCCCTACGGCGAGGACCTGGGCCTCGGCCGCGGGCTGGTCTACATCCGCGAGTACGTCGCCGACGTCACCTCGCAGGGCCCGACACCGGCGCTGGCGCTGTCGGCGCTCGCGCTTCTCCTGGCAGTGGCGCTGTGGGTCGCCGACGGACTGCCGGGCGTCCGCTGGCTGCACCGGGCGGCCGTCGGCCAGCAGGGCCGGAAGTAG
- a CDS encoding ATP-grasp domain-containing protein, which translates to MPDILQGGPAAATGDPRAPVGNHSITNTREFVPSPMNVLVTDGATNKALAVVRALGDAPERLGVSSRFPVSPAGLSRYADDRHWLRDRRPDALVAAFNDLATDGRYDYLLPVGGETFEFVSEHRDELDFPVGDILPGREAMRTAVRKAETYRLADREDVPVPKTVRLTSEDGVDRAADVVGFPAVLKTGVETEERFVRRVDSTDEIRAAYRDYADSHESAPLVQEALPGDGRGYFGLCVDGELVAGYAHRRIREYPPEGGASACAVSEDDDELREYSERLLSALDWTGVAMVEFKEAADGTPAVVEMNPKFWGSLDLAIASGLNLPRALLSYAETGRVDRSDLEFTPQRVHWPLSGDLTHAWRRPRSAPAVARDLISPETTSNLRADDPLPHTVEALITLVRRDI; encoded by the coding sequence ATGCCGGACATACTCCAGGGAGGCCCGGCGGCGGCGACCGGCGACCCGCGCGCCCCTGTCGGAAACCACTCAATTACCAACACCCGGGAGTTCGTCCCCTCACCGATGAACGTGCTCGTTACCGACGGGGCGACGAACAAGGCACTGGCTGTCGTGCGCGCCCTCGGGGACGCCCCGGAACGGCTGGGTGTCTCCTCGCGGTTCCCCGTCTCCCCCGCCGGGCTCTCGCGGTACGCCGACGACCGTCACTGGCTCCGCGACCGCCGCCCGGATGCACTCGTCGCCGCGTTCAACGACCTCGCGACCGACGGCAGGTACGACTACCTGCTCCCGGTCGGCGGCGAGACTTTCGAGTTCGTCTCCGAACACCGCGACGAACTGGACTTCCCCGTCGGGGACATCCTCCCCGGCCGGGAGGCGATGCGGACCGCCGTCAGGAAGGCCGAGACGTACCGCCTCGCGGACAGGGAGGACGTGCCGGTCCCGAAGACTGTCAGGCTGACGAGCGAGGACGGCGTCGACCGCGCCGCGGACGTGGTCGGCTTCCCGGCGGTGCTCAAGACCGGCGTCGAGACCGAAGAACGGTTCGTCCGCCGGGTGGACTCGACGGACGAAATCCGGGCGGCGTACCGGGACTACGCCGACAGCCACGAGTCAGCACCGCTCGTGCAGGAGGCGCTGCCGGGCGACGGCCGGGGCTATTTCGGACTCTGCGTCGACGGCGAGCTCGTCGCCGGCTACGCCCACCGGCGTATCCGCGAGTACCCGCCCGAAGGCGGTGCGAGCGCCTGCGCGGTCTCCGAAGACGACGACGAACTTCGGGAGTACAGCGAACGCCTGCTCTCCGCGCTCGACTGGACCGGTGTGGCGATGGTCGAGTTCAAGGAGGCGGCGGACGGGACGCCCGCGGTGGTCGAGATGAACCCGAAGTTCTGGGGGTCGCTGGACCTCGCCATCGCGTCGGGACTCAACCTCCCGCGTGCGCTGCTTTCCTACGCCGAGACCGGTCGCGTCGACAGGTCGGACCTGGAGTTCACGCCCCAGCGCGTCCACTGGCCGCTCTCGGGCGACCTGACACACGCCTGGCGGCGGCCGCGGTCGGCACCGGCAGTCGCCCGCGACCTCATCTCCCCGGAGACGACGTCGAACCTCCGCGCTGACGACCCGCTTCCTCACACCGTCGAGGCCCTGATAACGCTGGTCAGGAGGGACATCTGA
- a CDS encoding Gfo/Idh/MocA family oxidoreductase — protein MTRENGATGEQSLDAGVIGVGSMGAHHARVYSELPNVTLAAVADVDREQAGAVASRYGTRSLTTDDLVDRVDVATIAVPTANHYDVARECIDRGVDVLVEKPLVDDVERGHRLARRAREAGVTLQVGHIERFNPAVRALEDILPDLDVVAVDVQRLGPPLDRDVSDSVVYDLMVHDIDLLFHLLDSDIDSLTATAANDQHVSAQLSFADGSIGELTASRLTQQKVRTLAVTAMECRVTADFINQSVEIHRQSLPEYVEQNGDVRYRHESVVERPVVDTGNPLKRELQSFLDAVRDGTTPAVTAEDGLRVIEVADRIESEALGLPREVSQ, from the coding sequence ATGACCAGAGAGAACGGTGCCACCGGAGAACAGTCACTCGACGCCGGCGTCATCGGGGTCGGTTCCATGGGCGCACATCACGCACGGGTTTACAGCGAACTGCCGAACGTGACCCTCGCGGCGGTGGCAGACGTCGACCGCGAGCAGGCGGGCGCCGTCGCCAGCAGGTACGGCACGCGGTCGCTCACTACCGACGACCTCGTCGACAGGGTCGACGTCGCCACGATAGCCGTCCCGACAGCGAACCACTACGACGTCGCGCGAGAGTGCATCGACCGCGGCGTGGACGTCCTCGTCGAGAAGCCACTCGTCGACGACGTCGAGCGCGGACACCGGCTCGCCCGCCGGGCGCGCGAGGCCGGCGTCACGCTCCAGGTGGGTCACATCGAGCGGTTCAACCCGGCCGTGCGCGCGCTCGAAGACATTCTTCCCGACCTCGACGTCGTGGCCGTCGACGTCCAGCGTCTCGGCCCGCCACTCGACAGGGACGTCTCCGACAGCGTCGTCTACGACCTGATGGTCCACGACATCGACCTTCTGTTTCACCTGCTGGACAGCGACATCGACTCGCTGACCGCCACGGCCGCGAACGACCAGCACGTCTCGGCGCAGTTGAGTTTCGCGGACGGCAGCATCGGCGAACTGACCGCGAGCAGGCTGACACAGCAGAAGGTCCGCACGCTCGCCGTCACCGCCATGGAGTGTCGGGTGACGGCCGACTTCATCAACCAGTCCGTCGAGATACACCGGCAGTCGCTCCCCGAGTACGTCGAACAGAACGGCGACGTCCGCTACCGCCACGAGAGCGTCGTCGAGCGCCCCGTCGTCGACACCGGGAACCCGCTGAAGCGCGAACTCCAGTCGTTCCTCGACGCCGTCCGCGACGGCACGACCCCAGCCGTCACTGCCGAGGACGGCCTCCGCGTCATCGAGGTGGCCGACCGCATCGAGTCCGAGGCGCTCGGGCTTCCCAGGGAGGTCTCCCAGTGA
- a CDS encoding right-handed parallel beta-helix repeat-containing protein: MDRRTYLKALGAAGVAGLAGCATFDPDGDETPEPGPGPKPTETETATATATPTETPRTPTEQIPHTGRFDTVVDLAEAGADTEANESVVDVLEDNLTDDTLVYLPPGRYLVDRTMRAKSFVNLGIVGKEATIVPEPGFGSVFFDLGRPGQASDLLFEDVTFDFREPGVGSRPVSALVDDGLVVRNLFVTGRQDTGQGMLRVDVTDADGTGLVENLQIPDGAVFETSSNGVLVGDNHTGTIRFENCRVEGFPDNGLYADPQHGSVEVVGGYYANSNIANVRIGNDSVVRDVHVRCDAAPDQFSNMRGIRITHGDGAVVEDCTVEMRRVAGSDGGITFGKGCESATVKDTRIRVDADNVNAVQIKHPEGVAGDERIELDSLKITGGAASSSAVEVHQRRDCTFKNLTIKQSGDDRDGFLIDRSTAAIRDCWVEVTGQPIVTMGDSTAHVVDSYPPNLNS, encoded by the coding sequence ATGGATAGGAGAACGTATCTGAAAGCACTGGGGGCAGCAGGGGTCGCCGGCCTGGCGGGCTGTGCGACCTTCGACCCCGACGGCGACGAGACGCCGGAACCCGGACCCGGGCCGAAGCCGACGGAGACCGAGACGGCGACCGCGACTGCGACGCCGACGGAGACGCCGCGGACGCCGACGGAGCAGATTCCGCACACCGGCCGGTTCGACACCGTCGTCGACCTGGCCGAGGCGGGCGCGGACACCGAAGCGAACGAGTCGGTCGTCGACGTCCTGGAGGACAACCTCACCGACGACACGCTGGTGTACCTGCCGCCCGGCCGCTACCTCGTCGACCGGACCATGCGCGCCAAGTCCTTCGTCAACCTGGGCATCGTCGGCAAGGAGGCCACGATAGTCCCCGAACCGGGGTTCGGGAGCGTCTTCTTCGACCTCGGCCGGCCGGGGCAGGCCTCGGACCTGCTCTTCGAGGACGTCACCTTCGACTTCCGGGAGCCCGGCGTCGGGTCGCGGCCGGTGAGCGCGCTGGTCGACGACGGTCTCGTCGTGCGGAACCTCTTCGTGACGGGTCGTCAGGACACTGGACAGGGGATGCTCCGGGTCGACGTGACCGACGCCGACGGGACGGGGCTGGTCGAGAACCTCCAGATACCCGACGGGGCGGTGTTCGAGACGAGCTCCAACGGCGTCCTCGTCGGGGACAACCACACCGGGACGATACGCTTCGAGAACTGCCGCGTCGAGGGCTTCCCCGACAACGGCCTCTACGCCGACCCGCAACACGGCTCCGTCGAGGTCGTCGGCGGCTACTACGCCAACTCCAACATCGCGAACGTCCGCATCGGCAACGACAGCGTCGTCCGCGACGTGCACGTCCGCTGTGACGCCGCGCCCGACCAGTTCAGCAACATGCGCGGCATCCGCATCACCCACGGTGACGGGGCGGTCGTCGAGGACTGCACCGTCGAGATGCGGCGAGTCGCCGGGAGCGACGGCGGCATCACCTTCGGCAAGGGCTGTGAATCTGCCACGGTCAAGGACACCCGCATCAGGGTCGACGCCGACAACGTCAACGCGGTCCAGATCAAGCACCCGGAGGGGGTGGCCGGCGACGAGCGCATCGAACTCGACTCGCTCAAAATAACCGGTGGGGCCGCCAGCAGCAGCGCGGTCGAGGTCCACCAGCGGCGGGACTGCACGTTCAAGAACCTCACCATCAAGCAGTCGGGCGACGACCGCGACGGGTTCCTCATCGACAGGTCGACGGCCGCCATCCGTGACTGCTGGGTCGAGGTGACGGGCCAACCCATCGTCACGATGGGCGACTCAACCGCGCACGTCGTCGACTCCTACCCGCCGAACCTGAACTCCTGA
- a CDS encoding HAD family hydrolase has product MTLSAVCFDLDDTLYPYDEYARAGLRAAADRLADVTGHRLHNELADLYFEEGITPGIFDRLLDRHDEIPDRHTTEMVRAYHDVDVGLSPYRDTTAVLELLRDRHALGLLADGRNVDRKLRMLGLAEYFETVVATARLDAAKTDRDPFERLLSGLSVPPDGTIYVGDDPRTDFEVPNRLGMGTVRVRRGRFSHLDAPADRAEANVEIARLEELPPLIDESTTTG; this is encoded by the coding sequence ATGACGCTCTCGGCGGTCTGTTTCGACCTCGACGACACGCTGTACCCCTACGACGAGTACGCACGCGCGGGGTTGCGGGCGGCGGCCGACCGGCTGGCCGACGTGACTGGCCACCGTCTCCACAACGAACTGGCGGACCTCTACTTCGAGGAGGGAATCACCCCGGGCATCTTCGACCGACTGCTCGACCGTCACGACGAGATTCCCGACCGGCACACGACGGAGATGGTCCGGGCCTACCACGACGTCGACGTCGGGCTGTCACCCTACCGGGACACCACCGCCGTCCTCGAACTCCTCCGGGACCGGCACGCGCTCGGCCTCCTCGCCGATGGCCGCAACGTGGACCGGAAGCTCCGCATGCTCGGCCTCGCGGAGTACTTCGAGACGGTCGTCGCCACGGCACGACTCGACGCCGCAAAGACCGACCGGGACCCCTTCGAGCGGTTGCTCTCCGGGCTGTCGGTCCCGCCCGACGGGACCATCTACGTTGGCGACGACCCGCGCACCGACTTCGAGGTGCCGAACCGCCTCGGAATGGGCACCGTGCGGGTCCGGCGCGGCCGGTTCAGCCACCTCGACGCGCCCGCCGACCGCGCCGAGGCGAACGTCGAAATCGCGCGCCTGGAGGAACTGCCGCCGCTCATCGACGAGTCGACGACGACCGGCTAG